One genomic window of Corynebacterium sp. sy039 includes the following:
- the argC gene encoding N-acetyl-gamma-glutamyl-phosphate reductase → MSIKIAVAGASGYAGGEILRLLLSHPAYLSGQLEIGALTAATNAGIPLVQAQPQLSQLADRVLEETTSEILNEHDVVFLGLPHGHSAAIAQELDSHVLIIDCAADFRLKDAAAWKKYYGSEHSGSWPYGIPEMPGMREKLQGARRIAVPGCFPTGATLALLPAVTAGLIEPEVSIVSVTGVSGAGKKASVALLGAETMGSVKAYNIAGTHRHTPEIMQNLYELSGIEHRVSFTPVLAPLTRGILSTATAPVKLLDGEHISDCSARVRAVYEQIYANEPCVQLLPEGQQPQTQSVLGSNLCQVQVAVNEQAHTLFVTSAIDNLTKGTAGAAVQCMNIALGWEETQGLPLVGVAP, encoded by the coding sequence ATGAGCATAAAAATTGCAGTCGCAGGCGCTAGCGGATATGCAGGCGGAGAGATTCTTCGCCTGCTTTTGTCTCATCCTGCCTATTTATCAGGGCAACTAGAGATTGGCGCCTTGACAGCAGCAACGAATGCTGGGATACCGCTTGTTCAAGCGCAACCACAGCTTTCCCAACTTGCAGATCGTGTGCTTGAAGAAACAACTTCAGAGATACTCAACGAGCATGATGTTGTTTTTCTAGGGTTGCCACATGGACACTCTGCAGCAATTGCACAAGAACTTGATTCTCATGTGCTCATCATTGATTGTGCAGCTGATTTTCGACTTAAAGACGCAGCGGCATGGAAAAAATACTATGGCAGCGAACATTCTGGTAGCTGGCCCTATGGCATCCCAGAAATGCCTGGTATGCGTGAAAAATTACAGGGTGCTCGTCGAATAGCGGTGCCAGGTTGTTTTCCCACGGGAGCAACTTTAGCTCTATTACCAGCAGTAACAGCTGGATTGATTGAACCAGAAGTATCTATTGTCTCAGTGACTGGGGTTTCAGGTGCCGGGAAAAAAGCCTCTGTTGCTTTACTGGGCGCAGAAACCATGGGCTCAGTAAAAGCGTATAACATCGCTGGAACACATCGACACACTCCAGAGATTATGCAAAATCTTTATGAGCTAAGCGGAATTGAGCATAGAGTATCTTTCACTCCAGTATTGGCGCCACTTACCCGAGGCATTCTCAGCACTGCCACGGCACCGGTGAAGCTGCTTGATGGAGAGCATATTTCTGACTGCAGTGCCCGAGTTCGCGCTGTATATGAGCAGATTTATGCTAATGAACCATGCGTGCAATTGCTACCGGAAGGGCAGCAGCCGCAAACTCAGTCAGTTCTCGGATCGAATCTATGCCAGGTGCAAGTGGCGGTCAATGAACAAGCCCATACCCTTTTCGTTACGAGCGCTATTGATAACCTCACTAAGGGCACAGCTGGTGCTGCGGTGCAGTGCATGAATATCGCTCTTGGCTGGGAAGAAACCCAAGGATTGCCGCTGGTAGGCGTCGCACCATAA